The window TAGCCGTGTGCGAGTGCGCTGGCCGTGGCGGCGGCCAGGGTGTCACCGGCGCCGTGGTCGTGGGTGGTGTCGATGCGCGTGGAGTCGAACCGGTGGAAGTCGGTGCCGTCGAACAGAAGGTCGGGGCTCTGCGCCGACGAGCGCAGGTGCCCACCCTTGACCAGCGCCCACTTCGGGCCGAGCGCGTGCAGTGCCCGGGCGGCGTCGCGCTGGGAGTCCTCGTCGACGACCTCTATGCCGGTAAGCAGGCCGACCTCGTCGAGATTCGGTGTCACGAGGGTCGCGAGCGGAAAGAGCTTCTCCTTGAGGGCATTCAGCGCGCTGGGATGCAGCAGCGGGTCGCCGTGCATGGAGGCGCAGACGGGATCCACGATCAGCGGAACGGTACCGGAGAGGCCCTGCGCGACCCAGGTGTCGGCGATGGTCTCGATGATCTCGGAGGAGGCGAGCATGCCGGTCTTGGCCGCCTGGAGTCCGATGTCGGAGGCGACGGCCTCGATTTGGCCTGCGATGACATCGAGCGGGATCTCGTGGAAACCCTTGACCCCCAGGGAGTTCTGCACTGTCACGGCGGTGACGGCGACGAGGCTGTGCACGCCGAGGAGTGCGAAGGTCCGCATGTCGGCCTGGATTCCGGCACCCCCACCGGAGTCGGACCCCGCGATCGTCAGCACCCGCAGCGGGGTCTGACCGGCGGGGGTCAACGGCAGGAAGCTCGATGTCGTGGCGGTGGTGGAATGGGTCATCTCGGTTCTCCCTACGCCGGCATTACCCGGTCAGGTTCGTACGGTCGACGGGACCACCCGTCCTCTCAGCGCGCTCGGTGTGCGCTCCCGCGTGTTGGCGGTTGCCACGCTAGCGCAGTCGCGGGGCGCGGGGAACGCCGACGTGCTGTCCGGTGTCGCTTCAGAACAGCGCACCGCGCACGAAGAAGTGTTCCAGGTTCCTGGTAATGATCGCTCCTGCCGGTAAGCGTGCGGCGATCTCCAGGTTCTCGTCGGCGACGTCCTCGGCCCACGCCACCGGCCAGCCGCCGTCGCCGAGGCTGGTCTCGAACGCGAGGACGAGATCGTCGCGGGTCATTGCGGACTCCACGACCATCGCGGTGGTGGTGGCTCGATGCGAAGCGGCTCCGGCGAAGCCGCGGCCGCACCCGCACGGACCTTCGGGATCGCGACGATCGCGGTCGCAGGGTTCCTGCACCCAGACGAGTTCACGCT is drawn from Mycolicibacterium gilvum and contains these coding sequences:
- the thiD gene encoding bifunctional hydroxymethylpyrimidine kinase/phosphomethylpyrimidine kinase, whose translation is MTHSTTATTSSFLPLTPAGQTPLRVLTIAGSDSGGGAGIQADMRTFALLGVHSLVAVTAVTVQNSLGVKGFHEIPLDVIAGQIEAVASDIGLQAAKTGMLASSEIIETIADTWVAQGLSGTVPLIVDPVCASMHGDPLLHPSALNALKEKLFPLATLVTPNLDEVGLLTGIEVVDEDSQRDAARALHALGPKWALVKGGHLRSSAQSPDLLFDGTDFHRFDSTRIDTTHDHGAGDTLAAATASALAHGYSVPDAVAFAKRWVTECIRSAYPLGQGHGPVSALFRLAP
- a CDS encoding DUF7715 family protein, which translates into the protein MKILVATGHTQGTHPGDYHFCIERELVWVQEPCDRDRRDPEGPCGCGRGFAGAASHRATTTAMVVESAMTRDDLVLAFETSLGDGGWPVAWAEDVADENLEIAARLPAGAIITRNLEHFFVRGALF